One Alnus glutinosa chromosome 13, dhAlnGlut1.1, whole genome shotgun sequence genomic window, TAAATCCTCCGTAAGGTTAGAATTTCTGTTTGAAGAGGATCGAAAAGCAAACTAACTCCTCATGCTTTTCATATATTCCCAAAAAAAGTAAAGTTTCTTTTCATAACTATTTATCATACTTATATGATATCAATCgatgtgacatgttttaagtgactttttattttttattttttaagtgacCGACAAGAGAAaccatttaaaacacttaatatgtAAGTGGTCCACTTGTGAAGCACACAAAGAGAAAAAAGCAGCTTTTTTAGACCGAAAATGCCATCGACTGTGGGGAGGCTACAATGGTAGTTAATATCTTATGAACAAAgttctttttttgaattgagttggagaattttttttctaaaccaaTCTGTTAAATTGAGTACATCTATCTTTAGCGTACGTGATTtttatttgcatttttcaaaatgcatgtgaaaatcacattATCTATAGAAGTTGGAGTCGATTTATTGAATTTTTCCATATTAATAGAAGttggaagaaaactttgtctATATTTGATTGAATTTTGCAAGTTCatctaataattgatttaataTGTAAGTTTTTTCAGTTTATGGAGGTAGcgttagctatatatataggaccGACGAAGTTTTACTCTAAATTAGATTGGAAGAATTTCATTCAATTTTGTCTATAAAATTTCTCATGTGTCtcttaacatgtgagaaatacatattttttaataacatatgagaaacacatttttttttaataaaatttcttccatctctattaatattatttattttttttaaaaaaaaaacatatgattttTACATCTTCAAATGAcacataataattttatagactaaatttacaaaaagagaaaactacAATTTAATTACCCCCTCAAGTTTTACCCAAATTGCAATCTTGCATCCAAAGTGACAAAACTTTCAATGCACCCCAACCAAGTTTCCTAATTTTGCAATGTAATCAATTCTTCTGAAAATATCacttcaaaaatcaaatttttttttttaaaaaaaaatcaactaattttttttttggggggtggccgaATTTCCAAAGAATTGGCTGCATtgctaatttttaaaacttggttggGGTGCATTGCAAGTTTTTTCACTTTGAAGACAATATTACAATTTCGGTGAAACATTGGAGGGTAAAATGtagtttttcctaaaaaaaaaaataaaatggaaaacttcacttataacttcagatatttcatcactttcgaaataaggtacccaaactttaaaatgtgtcagtttagggtattcatctttcaatttttttcaatttcaactatccgttataattttctgttaaatcctatcaaaatgttcaaaatacccttgtgttttgtttttaaaaaattataatattttttcaaatattcaggtatgagtatttttctcaaattccgttaaattctaaccaacacctaaatccttgcaatttttttcctgaaaaaaataaaggatattttgaaaattttgataggatttaacgaaaaattctaacgaatgattgaaattaaaaaaaaaaaattgaaagatgaatactgtatattaacatttttaaaaatttgtgatctttatttaaaaattaatgaaagaagttcttacaaaaaaaaaaattaaccgaGAAAATCTCCATCAATACAGGACAAAGGTCTAGCTCTAACTATGGGATTTTGAAACAAAGATTGGGATCAACTTCCCTTACTTTCACGAAATGGAGAAGATGCATGGCTCTCATACTACTCTAGCTCATATATTAAAGCATTTATCCACAAGCTGTTTTATCAatgttttatcttcttcttcttcttcttcttcttcttctatttatttatttattttaggttTTAGTCTCCTTGTCCCGACgtggttatttatttattttaggttTTAGTCTCTTTGTCCCAACGTGGTTTTACATTATTGTGAAGGCTTTTATAATTGGAATTTGTTCCTCTTCTTCAACGGCTCCTAATTGAAAATCATGCCTCTTCTTCAACAGTagtcttctccttcttcttcttcttcttctatttatttatttattttaggttTTAGTCTCCTTGTCCCGATGTGGTTTTACATTATTATGAAGGCTTTTATAATTGGAATTCGTTCCTCCTCTTCAACGGCTCCTAATCGAAAATCATGCCTCTTCTTCAacagtcttcttcttcttctatttatttatttattttaggttTTGGTCTCCTTGTTCCGACGTGGTTTTACATTATCGTGAAGGCTTTTATAATTGGAATTCGTTCCTCCTCTTCAACGGCTCCTAATCGAAAATCATGCCTCTTCTTCAACAGTTTCCTTTCGGCCTCCGACAGTTGTTGCAGAATTCAAGTGGGTCAAATTGTTGACTTACTTCATCAATTACACTTTTTGTGCGGCTCATTTATTGACTTTTTCCCGAGATATAAAAAACCAGgtcgtacatatatatatatatatatatggttactTCGTGATCATTTATGGatctattttctatttattgttCTTATTTTCAACATTGTAATTTTGTTTGGGGTATGTTACTAGGGAGCtcaaccccctttttttttttttttcataaccCTCTTCCccatattgattaaaaaaaaaaaaaaaaaaaactatactaGCGCAGCTGTCACAAATGTAAACTCGGAGATTTGTGTGAAGCAATATAGCTAGGTCTCCACCAtctacttctttttcttttatttttatttttatttttatttttatttttatttttatttttatttttatttttataggacGTTGACTGCTATATTGAAGCTTTTGGTATGTATTATGAAAGGGTCTGAAAtccgaatatatatatatatatatatatatatatatatatatatatatatatatatatatatatatatatatatatatatatatatacacgtaatTAGggaattttgcatgtttaatTTGTTATGTACTTGttggcattttcttttctaatgaATAAACTTGTTGCCATGTTGAATGACGTTGGAGATAAAGTTTAGCTTTTACTTTATATGTCACCGGTGCTTTGCTTCAATTTCCCAGTTTTTGCGAGTCAAACTTAAACACGTACACAACAATAATATTCAAATGGTCCGTTtcgatttgcgatttcaaaaagagCGATttataaatagtaattttaaaatgtacaatttaaaaaaataatttttaaaaacgcagttaagtgtttgataaaattgtaggttagcctttaaaattatgcgttgtaaaaaaaaaaaaaaaagcatcaatTGCTTGCGGtttgaaaaagcagttttttatggtttcaaattgcaattttttaaaaacgcaatttccaaacgatttattttttacgatttgattcaaaatctcattttttgtctacaaaattacAATCTCAAATGCACCCTAAGAGCTTTTAAGGGTTGGTCTGCCCCGCAATTTTGCACATAAAAAATGcatctttaaataaaattgtataaatattttatttgagagtGCGTTAAAACAAATGTAAGGTACCTAATTGTGATTTTGCCGaacatttaatttcatttttaaaaatcgtattTTCAATAATTGCATTCtcaaattgctatttttttttttcaattaatctGCACATTTTGAAACTGCAGATGAACACGAAAGGCTATATGTTAGTCTGCATTGTACCTGATCTGCTTAATCAATATAAAGAATGAACAGAATATTGTCTCTTTCCTTCTTCCATTTCCATACATCTACTCTCTCTTCACAACATctacaaagaaaaattaaacctAATAGAAACAAAACTTCTCTACAAGAATATATCAAAAACTTAAGTGAGGAGAAGCAAAACTGTATCAGATCAGACTGATAAAAAAGCTATAGCCTCTACAGATTTGTGGTTAAGAAGATCATTTGATCACATTCTACGCCGAATTAGTCCATAGACAATCAATAGAGCTATCATAAGGGAATGATTCATATGAGGCTCCACCACCAAAGCCAAAACATCATCGCCCAACAGTACCCCAGAAGATGACTGCTTTCGTTTTGCCTGCATCcacaacaaatccaaaacaaaaacaacaaccaaCCTTTAATTCCATTCCCATAACGCTAATTTCAAGAGTAACGACGCTATGTAGCATATCAACAGCTATATGACTGTTACAAATATACTGTCACGTCATCTTATTTGTATAGCAATCGTAATTGTATCGGTGAAGAAAGCTACATACTCACCTCTGCAACAATATCTCCATCAACATTTACTATTCTAAATGCTGTTTTGCCAGCCAATCGAACTATCCTGAACTTATCACAGCCGACAGTAACACGACAACCTAAGTCGTCTCCCATAAGCATTCTGTAACACTTCTTAACTTGAAACCATGGCTTCTCTTCGTTTATATAAGAATCGCTGCATCTATAGCCATCCCAACTTCCAAAAGCTAGTAGTTTCTGCAAAACAATTAcaaacaaacaccaaaaaacaTATTTAGTTTAACTCGTTATTTAGTTGAAGTATTGGCCAGTACTTAATtaagcaattatatatataccttccGTCGTATAGTAAAAAGAACTTTGCCTCGGAGATCCATGAGATGAACTTCATTGCTGCCTTTCTTGTCATAGTTGTCTACACGATAAACAATATCACCATTTGTGTTGTAGACGGTGCAGCCATTTGTCTGATAAACAAGAGATTTCATCCATACTGTAAATGATTCTCTCTTTGAAGTCACGTGGGGAGAAAAAGTTGGTGCTTTAGGGTACACTTTCGCCATTGAAAAGGAAGAGACTTGGCAAAGGGTTTGGAATGGTAATGAAACCTGGCTGAAAGCTTATTTATATACACTCTTTTGCAATATTAAGCATCTGGACTATATGTTTTTGTTATTCtagttatttaatttgtttggttttctaGTACATATAGTACTGAAAGTGCATATATGACCCTAAATAATCTAGGAAGTGATTGGATGCATTGGGTCAACTGTGATTAACAAACGTTTTTGGCGTGTCTGTTTAGGTATAGAAACTTCCAgtttattttgtatatatatatattcatcctGAAAAGGGgtcataaaataaacataaaggaaaataaagtgCAGCCCCCTTTATAAATgtgttctttaaaatttgaatctTTTTCAACCTTTCTTGCATAGTTTTATAGTTTTGTTAAAGCCGGGCCCTTTGGGTGGGTGAAGGGTCTTAAAGGACAAAGGAAGCGACAAGTCATATGATCGAAGCTAGCtctctcttctccttttttctttttttttttcttttttttttttaaaccatatgaaGCTacctttaatttattaattaacagATCTGTGCATTTATCCATAGTTGCTTTAAACCTTATCAAACCAATTCTAATATGCTTATCTAATCActcaatatattatatatgattaGTTGCTAGCCACCAAATTAATTAAGTGGAATGACAGTGACcatcattttatcttttttttattattattattattttttatttttaactcaaaattgatgtgacttttaaaattaccattgaatcaaaatccaataatgcATGATCCATCTCAAATGTAATgacgattttaaaaaccacatcaatttggaagaataaaaaaaaaatggtcactAGGTTTAATTAAGGATTGGTTTGCATGAGGAAAGTGTTTGGAAAGAACTAGTTTGCTGCAAGTTTATACTAAATTAAATCTCGCGCAATTAAAAACTCTAGTATATATACTCTCCCCCGAAAACGTCCTACAAAGATACTCtatgtatctatatatatatatatatatatatatatatatatatatatatatatatatatatatatatatatatatacggaaAAACTTGTATACACCCCTTAAACATAATATTCATTCTTTagaatttataagaaaatgataTATGAGAAAGAAAAGTGGAAGTAGCTAGAGTAAGAAAGAGACACAAGAATTTGGGATAGTTCGATCTTAGAGGCAGACGTCTATCATTCAAAAGTGTTCTATAGGCTACACCTTGATTTTATTAACTTCATTATATTTGTGTTACTGATCAttgactctatttatagagaaagtaAAGTAGGTAAAGAAAGCTAAGAAAGGTAATGACATATTACCGAAGATAATTCTGGtaatactaaaataaaaataaaaataaattgacatcAACACAATATTAAAATATCCTCTATTAGATAGATTATTTGACagttttgtctctctctctagaatctAGAGCCTTTCTCTCTAAGAAGAAAAGCCTCTCTTGCCAGGGGAGGCTTTAAGCCTCCCTCccggtttttgttttcttccccTTAGCCTTGTAGTGCTAAGGGGGTTTTGTTTCCTCTCTGGTTTTCCAGTGGAGGCTAGAGTACCCCGACCATTAGAGTTGTATGGTGTTTTTTTTCCCCCCGGTTTAGATCCGATGGTGGTAGTGTCCCTTATAGTCCTTTTGGACTATGATGgtgtctttttgttatttttttcttcagtttatGGCAGGAAAACACCTAGTGAGGTGCCAGAGGAGGAGTGGTGCTCCGCTAGTGTCGTTGGTGACAGCTTTGACCATTCTTCAACGTTTTAAGCATGTCGTGAGGCCAGATCTGTGAAACTccgttgttttttgtttgacaaGCGCCTCTCAGCTTTGGTCACCAGAGTCTTCTGGTCTAGCTGCCAGTTGCTACGGCCAGAAAGATGATCCGTGTTTGGCGCGTAGCCCTCACGCGATAGGGTTTCTTATCATTTTGGGACGCGCGTGAGGGCCACGCTCTATTCCTTTTGCAATGGTTCGGTGGCGTCAGTGGCTTTTGGTGGTTGATTTGTTGGTGGGGTGTCTTCCGAATATGGCACGTGTGCTACACACGCCGTTTCGAGTGGAGTTTTTCTTCTCTGTTTGTAGCTCCGTTTTGGtggttttcttgttttgttaaTGTATTGGTCTGAGTTTTCTGGCTCAGCTTGGGGTACACACCTTAATGGTGTTGTTCTGTGTACACCTTTGGTGGTAATTTGTACTTGTTTCTGGAAGATTAATGAAAGTTTCACTTTcgtctaaaaataaaaataaaattatatccTCTAGCTATTCTAACACATTCCTTTTATGGAGCAAaacagtaattttattttataatttctctatGATACAATTCTTTACTTTAGacattgtttatatatatatatatatatatatatatatatatatatatatatatatatatatatatataccttttggCTTGCAAATATGAGCACTGATTCTAGTCTGCTCATTGTGTCGAGGGAGCACTAAACTGATGACCAATGAATTCACAAGCCAATTAGTAGACTTTTAATGCTGACACAAAAGAGGCCTATAGTGTGTTGTCGGAGACAATATTCAAACTCGAAACATTtattctgatatcatgttaaataatCATCTTATTTTAAggtaattaatttaatcatttaattaatattctaatagtgTGTTGTCGGAGACAATATTCAAACTCGAAAACATTtattctgatatcatgttaaattagagaaatgatagttACACTATTGGGGtacaacaatggtacaacaacaagacacattggggtgaCATCCAACATtgggtcccaccccaatgtgtcttgttgTTGTACCACTGTTGTACATTGTgagtattttgatcatttccCGTTAAATAatcatcttattttattttaattaatttaatcatttaattaatattctaaactCGATTATTATATCCTAATGACAATTTGGGTGACTAGTTTGAGGAATCGAATCTTATGTACGCATGCCTTCAATCTTTAAATAGATAAGGATGAGTAATTAGCTGAAATATGTATTATATTGAGAAAACCAATTAATTAAGTGGGAAAGAGTGACACAAACAACACTGAAGAACGCGTTAAAAgtgatattaattattaatggaATATTAATACCCCAACTTGATATGCATCGCCAAAATTGGATACCTAATTACACCACCTGCGTCTTTATATATGTGTAATCCCAGTTAAATACAGTCATTTAGATGAAGATTAACCTAATTCAGCCTATCAAATGTATTCATTGACTCATAAATGATAAATTAAAGAAAGtcggaatttttatttatttttattttttaaaaaaaaaggaagcatATCTTGAAGGCTGAAAGAGATTGATCCCTTTCTTTTccagaaaaagcaaaaaaaagggTTTGCTTACATTAGCAGCACAAAGAGTATAAAATTGTTTTAGGGAAAAATGTAAACTCAGTTACGTGGTTTACTTGATTTGTAATGAGTTTCATGTGATACTTCAATGAACACGGAGATTCCtgaggtatgccaaaaaaataatttactcccTATAGTCAAATTTCTTCTATTGGCCGGCTTAACAGATGATAGGAGGCTTTCTCTAATCCTAATactgttagagaatatattgataccgtatattacggtactcgatctccatatattggaggatttgatttagtcctcattaattgtaattgattataatcaaatcagatttgaatacactTAATTcggatttgattatattctctctacataccattttgtattttctctatatccctataaatagggatcatttgtattgtaaattaacAAAGCAATAAAagcaacaatgtagccctttgggctttactctgtggacgtaggtcataaacCGAATCACGTAAAATCATTGTctctatttcttattatttcgctttattttcttttagttttatattttctttcaaatactTGGATTAATTCAAGCTGATCTCTATCTCATAAATGATGAGATATTATCTTTATggtgtgtttgttttgaataatattcaacttttttcaaaaccaaattatattttattcaaatttttcaaaaaatttcaaattttatctcacaaagtcaaacctcataATTCGCGCAGtgaattcgaataatattcggactcaacacccaaacggacctaTCTTTCCAGTTAGGTTATcttattatctttatctttctagTTGGTTTATCTTAAGAGTTGTTAAGTTAGTAGAAATGTTATTTCAAAAGCTTGCTGAAGAGACTAAAAAGCTTGCCGAAGAGAATACAAAACGGTTCGAAGATCTGGAAAAGTCTTTGGAGAATATTGCAAGTTTTCTCAAGGAGGGCTTTTCAGGGGGCCTATGCAAGACTAATGAGGAAAATTCCCAGAATTCCATCAAAGGACTGGAACATTCCTTTCACGAGGTTATGGTGAATTTGCCAAAAACCAAGGGCGAAACTTCACGGAATAACACGGTGCATATTCCATCACCAAAGTCCGCCCAATTTTTGTAATCAGACGTACCACCTGCGTTTGCAACACCACCGCCTTTCCATTCCTACCCAAACTATGATCAAGGACACAAACAAGTGCACATGACACCCAGTCCGCCCACCGGCACCAACATCAACAGCAAAACCCCCAGAGAATCACCTTTGGCCAAACCGACACAAATCCGGCCACTCCACCGGAGAGCACTACCATGTGTGGAATTCTGCCGTCAAAGGCCGCCTCCCAAACCTCCAAATCAGCATTTGACACTGATATTCACGGGTCCGTCCTTCTTCTCAGAAGGTGTTTTTGAAGAAATCCATAGGAGAAAAGCAAAGCTGTAAAATTATTTCAACCTTGAGGACAAGTGTCGTGTCAAGGGGACGGAATTGATATGAGTCTTTCTCTAATCCTAATACTTGGATTAATTCAAGCTGATCTCTATCTCATTAGTGATGAGATATCATCTTCATCtttatattatctttattttttcagttaAGTTATcttattatctttatctttctagTTCTTTTATCTTAAGAGTTGTTAAGTTAGTAGAAATGTTATTGCTTATGTTTATCATAGTTAATTATCAATAgtatttgtatttctatttaaagaccatttggTCCTTAATGAAATGGAAGATGATATTAATGTTATTCCATTCCATTTCTACAttcattccttttttttatacttCAATCAGAAATCACACATCAACAGATTACAATAGTATGACACATCAGAGCCAATAAAATTGTGATACGTGTACTATTTAAGTAAGTGTCACACTAACCGAAACTGTTAAGTCAGCAGACTAAATTTGACTGTATGgagtaaatttatttttttggtatgcCTCATGAACCTAAAAAACATAACTATGGAGACCTTTGTCAAGTACTGCTATTTGgagtactatttttttttttttaggtactATTTGGAGAATTATAGTTTTTACTATAATTAAGTTCTCTTACAAACCGACATGCAATTCATAATTGgtgaaatgattaaaaaaaatatgatttgtcaatttaattagttagtgaCTGACGTGTCAACAATATACTATTTAATTCTTTCTGCAATTTTAGATTATCACGTCAGTTTCTAAGAAGGTTGTCATAAAATTTCTAGTACCCAAGTAGTTTTCGATCAATAGAATTCTCCCCATTTCATTTCAGAGTCTAGATTAGATTTTGTAgcatttaatgttatatatatatgataccacacaatttaatattataaataacaTAACAATGTATGTGccatatatatcattaaatgctGTAAAATATAATATGAACCAACATAAACATTTAATGGCCAATGAGATTTGATTCATTTGAATTCAAGTGTCCATCTTCGTGGTCACAATTATAtcacacatgcatgcatattaATTGTGACCTTAGTTAGGTAACAAGGGTAACATAAGAGCTCTGTCATTCATTTGACatattctcttttaatttctatttactTGTTGCATTAAGTAGGTTGTTTCGAGGCTTATTATTGGGTTGCCTAGCCCTTTTTATGTGTTTGCTTATGTGATTTTTATCCCCTCCCCTATCCTAGCTTGTTGTAATctcaaagattttttattttttatttttatttttttttaaaaaaaaaaaaaaaaaaaaaagaagaagaagaagaagaagaaggagaagaaaaaaggaaggtAAAATGCACGTGTAGCATGCTATATGGCGTATGAAGTTTAAAGTGCAAATCGAAAAGAATTGTTGCTCGAGCAAAACAAATGAAGCTGCACATTAACTAAAATTGCACCCTAATTATTAGCtaatctctcttcttctctttttttttttttgggtaattaccttttccccccatgaactaccggcctatgtcattttgccctcacgaactaccacttcgaccaaaagagagcatccaactaccaattttACATCTTtttccccttccgtcagtcagacctGTTATGTGcgacggtcaacgggtcacgtgccATCTAACCCATTTTTATTCCGAAATAGCCCTTCGGTACAATTGATTAAagtttatgaaagaaaaaaaaaaaaacaaaaaaaacaaaacaattcaaaaggaaagaaatataaGCTTCTTTCACGTCATTTTCGTGGTTTCCCACTTCAACTTCAAAGCAGCAACCCGCTAAAGGAGTCGACCTTGAAGAGCTTCAATGTCTTGTTCATGGAAGAGCGAAGCAACATCCGGAGAGCCCATCTGCCGGTGTGGAGTACTTGCACCTCTGAAGACTTCCTTCACTGATGAAAATTTCGGCCGCTTGTTCTACGGTTGTGTGAACTATgaggtaagatttttttttttaatggatctATAAATAATGGGTAGTACCTCTTCTTCGGCTCCTCCTTCTCTTATATTTTGTAGATAATGggtaatttttttagggtttgaaagttagATCTTAGATCTGGATTATTGtcttaaggttttttttttttttttttttttttttttggtttcttgttTTTGGGCGAAGGGTAGCTGAAGTTTATAGACAATGAggcgtatttttttttttgcctgaaCTGGTTTGGGGTTATTGTTTTCGGACAATGGGTAACTGGAGTTTTTGGACAatgggtcatttttttttttcttttgcctgagtggtttttggttaaaTTATCCTGAAATCAGGTATTAGTTATTATTTAGTTGTGTTCGGACAATGATTGCATGGTGAATACCTCTTAGATAATTCATGAAATCAGagcattaatatttttcttttcgtcATTTGCTGAGGACCTTAGCAATAATAACATTACTATTTGGCATTGTAAATAATTTCAGTAGCATTATGTATTAAGCACATAGGTGAGTTTTCTGTTCAGCCCCTACCCCGACCTCCCCCCACCACCTGAGACAATTTAGTTCACCTTAcgcatttataaaaaaagaaaaaggataagaCACAAATATTTCATGTTATAGaggaaatatgttttttttttgtttggttaaaTGATAAGGAAGTTGAAAGCACCACTTTTTGTGATTTCCATGTACTGTATCTTAACAAATTGAAAGAGAAGAGGTTAGTGAGCTTAGTCATGTATGTcagatttcctttttttttaatttatagatatgATCATGCTTAATTTGCAAAAGAGCCAGATTAATATGTACATCATGTCTATATGTATCATAATTGCATTGTATGCTTGTTTCCACATTAATTACCCctataatataattatgttAGTAAAGTGGTACCAactcttatgctccgtttgtttcgacgtaaaatggtttccgtcgtaaaatggtttcagggaagtcatttttctgaaaaatatttttcgccgaaagcatttttcggtgtttggcgcgtacagaaaattacaaatattttttatattttcattcaaacatattaacctataaaaattaatttttattcaaaacatataaatattaatataaaataatataaaaatcatcgataacgagattccgtcactgaccgacaagattctgaccatttttactTGATTTCGGTTAATACAGTCAGAATTCAAGATAATGGCCagaatccggacagttttgtCGGAACCtgggatggccggattccggcgaagtggccggattccggccatcccgccggattccagccagagaggccggatctggccagatccggccggcatctggccggaatccggcctctctggccagagccggctGGGATCCGGCCAGAGCAggccggctctctggccagaccggccggatcccggcgatT contains:
- the LOC133855047 gene encoding protein LURP-one-related 4-like encodes the protein MAKVYPKAPTFSPHVTSKRESFTVWMKSLVYQTNGCTVYNTNGDIVYRVDNYDKKGSNEVHLMDLRGKVLFTIRRKKLLAFGSWDGYRCSDSYINEEKPWFQVKKCYRMLMGDDLGCRVTVGCDKFRIVRLAGKTAFRIVNVDGDIVAEAKRKQSSSGVLLGDDVLALVVEPHMNHSLMIALLIVYGLIRRRM